ACGAATCTAAACAATAGAATTTTGCCAAAGCTCAAAATCATCATAGTATATAGTAGCCATAGATTTAGTCAGTAGGGTAGtgttattggaaaaaaaaaactccaatgTTTAGCATGGGTCAAAGTTAAAACTTAAAGGGCCCAAAAGAGGAACTAAAACCCCActtaaaataagaagaaaaaaaaacaaaacaaaaatacttttgaaaaaatacataaaaaatgttTCCGTATAAGGACACTTGTTCTACCACGTCAACCAATGTTCATGATCAATTCCATCATAACTCTTCACCTGAAAAAGGCTTTTTATGATCTTACTCCGATTCCATCATCACACAAAACAACGGATATTTGGTTGAATTTTGACCATGTTGACTTGTTTAACTCATTTAACTAATGTCTACTTTTGACCATTTGCAATTTTGCAGTATAACAGAGCCTATGTGCATGTAATTAGCCGAATTCAAGTTTTATGGAACAGATAAAATttgttgtcacaaaaaattTAGTAGAGGAACATACTACAGGAAACATGGAACATCATGATTTACAAATGCGAGCTAAAAGAACTATCTAAATGACTAAAAAGAGGAAGGTATTAAACATCGATGGTTAACTAAACGATATTAACCTTGTAGTTAGGATCACAGGAAGTAAAATGATGATAAATAAACCGAAAACCGTACTAAAAAGTGAAATAGATTGATGCAAAATGATGATAAATAAAATGTGAACCGTACTAAAGCttattaacatataaaaattaaatcacaAATATGAAACAGTTAATCACAAAGGCGCAGTGATGACAAATGCAGCCATGAGTTAAGACATAATTCCGAAAACTATAAATtacttcaaaatttaaataagcAACTAAAAAACAAAGATGCACTAAAATCTTAAACCACATACCTAAGGTAGGAGGGAGTACACGTCGGGTAAGGCATCTGGTACATGGTAGCCGATCGGCTACACCACTCCTTGGTTTCGGGTAACGTTCGGCTATGGTGAATCGGGTAGGAATTTGGCTTAAGTAACCGATCGATGGGTAAGGTTTTTGAACGTTAAAAAGGCGTGGgtccccccccccacccccccaaaaaaaaacgGCTAGTTAGACcggaatttttttataaaaaaaaagccttttctctccaatatatatacatacaaccatCTTCAATATACACACAACTATCTTCATCACTATATACAAACACCACCCCACCTTTCTCTCCATTCACCTAAATAATCACCACCTCACCTTGAAAATGTCTTCCACATCTTTCGAATCGCGGGCTGTCGTTGTGGAATCGGCTTCGTCATCCGAGACCGATGTTCACTTTTTGCAAAACGCGGTTCAATGGATGGACGACACGGCAAACTCTAACGACGTTTAACACCGTAGATACGTCAATCGAGAACGTGAAGTCGGTCATCAAATACTACTAAATGATTGGTTTGTTGACGAACCAAAATACGACGATGCTTACTTTCGAAAAAAGTTTCGTATGGAGAAAACCatgtttttaaaaatcgtcGACGACATCGAAGCAAATTTTCCATGTTTTCAATAGGGATTCGATGCGCGTAGGAGAAGAAGCTTTAGGACGATCCAAAAAGTGTGCTCGGCGGTACGTCAACTCGCTACGGGCAATCCGCTTGACGAGTACGATGAGTACTTGCATATGGTCGCTCGAACCGGGCGCGAGTCTCTTGACCATTTTTGTGACGCCATCATTAAGTTGTATGGTTGAGAGTACTTACGTAGGCCTACTCAACACGACGTTGCTCGCATTTTCGAGGCACACGAACAACACCATCACATGCCGgggatgcttggtagcatcgatTGTACACACGTCGAGTGGTTAAATTGTCCTAGACACTTGAGAGGACAATATACGAGAGGCGACCATGGCGTTCCCACTATTATGCTTGAGATCACCGCTTGTCAAGATacgtggatttggcatgcttattATGGTGCGGTcggttcaaacaacgacataAACGTGTTGAACCAATCCGACTTGTATCTCACAGAGCGAAATGGCACGGCCCCGAATACTTCATTTGTCGTTAATGGTCGAGAGTACAAACGCGGTTTCTATCTAACCGATGACATCTACAGCAAGTTCTCGACGTTTGTAAAAGCATACCTGTATCCTACTGACCCGAAGGAGAAAAGATTCAAGAAGCTACAAGAGGTGGCGAGGAAAGATGTGGAGCGTGCATTTGGGATTCTAAAAGGGAAATGGAAAGTTCTTAGGCGTCCTCTTCGACCCATGATCAAAGACAAGATCGCACAGTATGTTTATGCGGCTTGTATtttacacaacatgatcataaaAGGCGATGGCAGAGCAATCTCACCGGTTCACATAATGGACCCGCCGGTCCAACCGGTGTTCGACGATAGCGTCTTAGGTGAGCTACTAAACGAAGACATCCATCATCGTCTTCGTTATGACCTCACCGAACATGTGTGGGCTCAAGACTTGGCATTTCTTGACGATTAGTTTGTTCCCTTAATAATTgtagtctttttatttttatgtatgtttttttttccgttgattatgtattgtttttttatgtgttgtgtaatgtttgtttaagttttaaataaaatgttttaagttttaataatatatttatgtaggaaaaaatatttgaaaagaaattgaaattgggTAAGAATTGGGTATGTGTTGCCAGtgatttgggtaagaattgggtAGAATTGGGTAGTGGTGAGTTGGAGGATTTTGATTGGAAGATGATTTGAGTAAGTTTGGGTATAAATTTACCACTCCTTGCTATCTAACCGCGTGCATTAGAATCACGCCGAAGCTCCATATATTCACCACGTATTAACCCATACTAAAAAGATACATACAACTCATTACACTAAATAATCACCTCGATGAAGCTTTTGTAGATGACCAAATATAACCTCTGTCAGAATGCCCTTCATCATCCTAAAGTTGTTTTGCAAATATCTATGTCTCAAAATAATGCTTCAAAAAAATCTTTACATTAATCTGTctgtattaatatataaaaaaatttaatctttaaacaaataataaatgaaatctAAAAACTATCTTAGATAACGTGAATGAATATCTTATAAATAAGGCCAAAACTAATACCTTTTAGATTTATGTGAAATCccaaaatatagataaaatcgTTAAAGAATAATAATTTAGTTCTATCAAAAAGCAATTCATAAGAACTTACAGATTTAATTATAATGTGTCCAGCAAAAAAGAAATATGAGaggaaaaaataaattcaaaaactCTTAATCGGTATAT
The sequence above is drawn from the Erigeron canadensis isolate Cc75 chromosome 4, C_canadensis_v1, whole genome shotgun sequence genome and encodes:
- the LOC122596864 gene encoding putative nuclease HARBI1 produces the protein MPGMLGSIDCTHVEWLNCPRHLRGQYTRGDHGVPTIMLEITACQDTWIWHAYYGAVGSNNDINVLNQSDLYLTERNGTAPNTSFVVNGREYKRGFYLTDDIYSKFSTFVKAYLYPTDPKEKRFKKLQEVARKDVERAFGILKGKWKVLRRPLRPMIKDKIAQYVYAACILHNMIIKGDGRAISPVHIMDPPVQPVFDDSVLGELLNEDIHHRLRYDLTEHVWAQDLAFLDD